The genomic stretch TCCTGCACCAGCGCCATCAGCCGCTTGCCGAGGTCGCCGGCGCGGCGCCGTTCGAGGTGCTCGCGGGCGTGCTGCAGCGTTTGCGCGAAGCGGTCGCGGCCGAACGGCTTGAGCAGGTAGTCGATCGCATGCACTTCGAAGGCCTTGAGCGCGTACTCGTCGTAGGCCGTCACGAACACCACCGCCGGCGGCTGCTCGGCGCCCAGTTGCTGGATCACGCCGAAGCCATCGCACGCCGGCATCTGCACGTCCAGGAACACCAGGTCGGGATGTTGCGATTGGATGGCCGAGACGGCCTGGGTGCCGTCGGAATATTCCCCGACCACCTCGATGTCTTTCTCCTGGTTGAGCATCCCGATGATGCGCTCGCGCGCCATCGGCTCGTCGTCCACTACCACCGTGCGAATCTTGGTCACGCCACACCCTCCACGGCCCTGTCGTCTCTCACCTCAACTGCAAGCTCAGCCATCGGAATGGCGATGAGCACAAGCAACCCGCCCTCGGCAGGCTGCCGAAATTCAAACCGGTGCAGCGACCCGTACAAGTGACCGAGGCGCGACCGGGTATTCGAAAGCCCCACGCCGCGGTTGAAGTCAGTCAACCGCGCCGCCGAGAGCCCCACACCGTTGTCTTGCACGTCCAGTTCGAGCATGGCCCCGACACGGCGGGACCGGACCACGATTTGGCCAGGTGTGGGCCTGGGACCAATACCGTGCTTGATGGCATTTTCGACGAGCGGCTGGAGCAAAAGGTTGGGCACCAGGGCGTCCAGGGTGTCCGCCTGGATGTCGAATACAACAGAGAGACGGTCGCGGAAGCGAGTTTGTTCGATCTCCAGATACTTGGAGAGGAAGTCCAGCTCCTCTTTCAGCTCCACCTGCTGGACCCCGACCCGGTGGAGCGACATGCGGAGCAGGTCGCTCAGCCGCGCGATCATCGCGTCGGCGGCGTCCACGTCCCGGTGCATCAACGCCGAAATGGTGTTCAGCGTGTTGAACAGGAAGTGCGGCTGCATCTGCCGCTGGAGCGTGTGGAGCTGCGCCTCGACGAGGCGGGTTTCCATTTGCGCCGCGCTCAATTCCCTGGCGCGCGCCTGGTGGCTGTACCGGAGGGCGTGGCTGACGCCGACGATCGTCCAGTAGGTCATCATCTCCCAGTCGAAATTCAGGAAGAACATCCGCTGCGCTTCCATCAGCCACGAGTCGAGGGATTCGCCCACCACCCAGTAGGTGGCCATGCGCGAGGCCACGGCCATGGCCACGTGCAGCAGCGTCGCCGCGAACACGCCGGCGATGTGAATGGGGATCGCCGACTTGAACGTCGCCCGCTCGAAGGGAAACCTGTTCGACAGCCAGATGATGCCTGGCGTGAGCACCGCCCACGAGTACCAGTAGGTGAGGTTGAGCGCGAGCAACAGGCTGAAGGCCGCCGGCTTCGCGGTAAAGGTCGAGATGAAGTAGAACGCTGCGAAGGCCGAGAAGAACCCGAGCGCGGTGGCAACGCTGAAGATCACACGAACGGGCACACGTCCGGGAGTGGGAGCCATGACGGCACTATCGACTTGCCGCGGCCTGCGGTCAAGCAGGTTGCCACTCGTCACACCATTCGTCCCAGGTCGCCGCATCTCAACGGCGCTATAGCGAAGAGCGTGCCGCATCCGGTCAATGGGATTTGTCGCGTGTTTTCAGGGATAGGCCGCGTGACAGCGCGGATGAGATCCGGTGAATTGAAGAACCGCGCGGTTCAGTTGTTCGGTTTCAAAATCAAGAATCCCAAAGGTGGGACGGTCAGGCGGAGCGACCACGGATGCCCGTGCGCCGGTTCCGCCTCCGCGTTCACGTGTCCCGCGTTCCCCACGTTGCTGCCGCCGTACGCCTCGGCGTCGCTGTTGAGGAGCTCTCGGTACGCGCCAGGCGCGGGGACGCCCAGGCGATAGTCGCGGCGAGGCACGGGCGTGAAGTTGACGAGGGCGATGGTGAAGGCCCCCTCGTGAGCCCGTCTCATCAACGCAATCACGCTCCGCTCCGCATCGTCGCAGTCGATCCACGAGAATCCGGCCGGGTCGTTGTCGGCCTCCCACAGCGAGGGCTCCTCGCGGTAAACGCGATTGAGGTCGCGCACCCACCGTTGCAGGCCGGCGTGGCGAGGGTCGCCGAGCACTTCCCAGTCAAGCTGCCAGTCGTGGTCCCATTCGCGCCACTGGCCAATCTCGCCGCCCATGAACAGCAGCTTCTTGCCGGGGTGCACGTACATGTAGCCATAGAGCGCGCGCAGGCCCGCGTGCTTCTGCCACACGTCGCCGGGCATCTTGCCGAGCATCGATTTCTTGCCGTAGACCACTTCGTCGTGCGAGAACGGCTGGATGAAGCGCTCGCTATAGGCGTAGACCATCGAGAAGGTGATCTTGTTGTGGTGCCATTTGCGGTGGACCGGATCCTCCTTCGCGTAGTCGAGCATGTCGTGCATCCAGCCCATGTTCCACTTGTAGGTGAATCCGAGGCCGCCGGCGGCGATCGCGTGCGTGACGCCGGGCCACGAGGTGGATTCTTCGGCGCAGACCACGGCGCCCGGGCATTCGTGCTCGACCAGTTGGTTGAGGTGCTTGACGAACTCCACGGCCTCGAGGTTTTCGCGGCCGCCGAACCGATTGGGGACCCACTGCCCCTGTTCCCGCGAGTAGTCGAGATACAACATCGACGCCACGGCATCGACGCGCAGCCCGTCGATGTGGAACTCGCGGAGCCAGAACAGCGCGTTGCTCAGGAGAAACGAGCGGACCTCATGGCGCCCGTAGTTGAAGACGAGCGTGCCCCAGTCCTGGTGCTCGCCCTGCCGCGGGTCGGCGTGCTCGTAGAGCGCGGTGCCGTCGAAGCGCGCGAGTCCGTGCTGGTCCTTCGGGAAATGCCCCGGCACCCAGTCGAGCAGCACGCCGATGCCGGCCTGGTGAAACGCCTCGACCAGCGCCTTGAAGTCGTCGGGCGTGCCGAAGCGGCTGGTCGGCGCGAAGAAGCCAATCACCTGGTAGCCCCAGGAGCCGGTGAACGGATGCTCCATGATGGGCAGCAGCTCGACGTGGGTGTAGCCCATCTCCTTCACGTAGGGGACGAGCCGCTCGATCATTTCGCGGTAGGTCAGCAGCCGGCCATCGGCCGACCGCTGCCAGCTTCCGAGGTGGACCTCGTACACCGACATCGGCCTCTTCAGCCACTGCCCGCTGGCCGCGCGCGACGCCATCCAGTGGTCGTCTTTCCACGGGTAGGGCTCGTCGTGCCACACGATCGACGCGGTTTGCGGGGGCGGCTCGAAGCGGCGCCCGCACGGGTCGGCCTTGAGCACGGCGTGCCCGTCGGCGCCAATCACCTCGAACTTGTAGCGGTCGCCCTGGCCGAGGTCGGGCAGGAAGATCTCCCAGTAGCCGGACGGACGGATGGCGCGCATCGGGTGGACGCGGCCGTCCCAGCCGTTGAAGTCGCCGACCACGCTGACCCGCTGCGCGTTGGGCGCCCACACCGCGAAGTGAACGCCGCGGCGAATGCCATGGGTGATGGCACGGGCGCCCAGCCGCTCGTAGACGCGGTAGTGCGTGCCCTCGCCGAGCAGGTGGAGATCGAAATCGGTCAGCACCGGCCCATAGCGATACGGATCATCCATCTCGGTGGACGACCCATCGGGCCACACCAGCCGGAGGCGGTAATCGAAATCGGCCCGGCACTCGTTGGGCACCACCACCTCGAACAGGCCTTCCGGATGGAGGCGCGTGCAGGCGATGACGTCGGGCTGGCCAAAGGCCACCACCTCGAGGCCACGCACGTGCGGACGGAAGACGCGGATGGCGACACCCGTGTCCGCGTCATGCGGACCGAGGATGGCAAAGGGATCGGGATGCATGCCTCGCACGAGGGCGTCGATCTCGGTGCGCGCCAACTTCGAGGGCATATCCGTATGCTACTCTGCCAGCCGCCATGAACAGACGACGCTTCTTCTCGGCCGTGACCAGCGCCTTTGCCGCCGGCGCCGCCGCGCCCGCGCTGGCCCAGCAATCCGCGGCCGCGCCCGCCCGCATCGATCGCCTCCGCCTCGACGCCGCCGAGAGCATTTTCGGCGTGGACTTCACCGAGGCCGAAGAGCAGATGGCGCTCAACAGCGTCAACCGCAATCTCGACAGCTTCGAGCAGTTGCGCAAGCTCACCGTGCCGCTCGACACCGAGCCCGCCATCACGTTCAGGCCGTACCTGCCCGGGAAGCGGCCCACCGGCAAGGCCACTCCGGGGGCTCGTCTGCGCGTGACCAGGACCACGGTGCCCACCAGCCTCACCTCCGAACAGATCGCGTTTCTTCCGGTGACCGCCCTGGCGGCGTTGATCGAGAGCAAGCGCATCACGTCAACCGAGCTCACGAAGATCTATCTCGATCGGCTGAAGAAGCACGGCGACACGCTCAAGTGCGTGGTCACGCTGACCGAAGACCTCGCGCTCACGCAGGCCGCCGACGCCGATGCGGAGATCAAGGCCGGCAAGTACCGCGGGCCGCTGCACGGCATTCCCTGGGGCGCCAAGGATCTGCTGGCCGCCAGGGGCTACAAGACCACCTGGGGCGCGACGCCGTACAAGGACCAGGTCATCGATCTCGACGCCACCGTGGTCGAGCGGTTGCGCGACGCCGGCGCCGTGCTGGTCGCCAAGCTGTCGATGGGCGCGCTGGCGCAGGGCGGCGTCTGGTTCGGCGGCTCGACGCGCAATCCGTGGAACACGGAACGCAGCTCGAGCGGCTCGTCCGCCGGCCCGGGCGCGGCCACGGCCGCCGGCCTGGTCGGCTTCTCGATCGGCACCGAGACCCTGGGGTCGATCATCTCGCCGTCGGTCACCAACGGCGTCACCGGCCTGCGGCCGACCTACGGCCGCGTCAGCCGCCACGGCGCGATGGCGCTCAGTTGGACCATGGACAAGATCGGGCCGATGTGCCGATCGGTCGAAGACTGCGCGCTGGTCTTGAATGCGATCTACGGAGCCGACGGCCGCGACGACACCGTGACCGACGCGCCGTTCGAGTGGAACCCGGACCGTCCGATCGGGTCGCTGCGAATCGGCTACCTCCAGAAGGAATTCGAGTCGGGCCCGAACAACCCCAACCCGAGCGATGCGCAGCGGCAGGCCGCGGAGGCCCGCAAGGCGATGTACGCGCAGGCCCTCGAGGTGTTCCGCAAGGCCGGGGCGAAGCTGGAACCCCTCGCCCTGCCGGACTTCCCGACCGGCGCGATCGGCTTCGTGCTGAGCGCCGAGGCGGCGGCGGCGTTCGACGACCTCACCCGCAACAAGGAGCAACTGGCCACGCTGACGGCGCAATCACCCGGCGACTGGCCCAACACCTTCCGCAGCTCGCGGTTCATTCCCGCCGTGGAGTACATCCGCGCCATGCGGGCGCGGCGGTTGTTGATGCAGGAGATGGACAAGGTGATGTCGCAGTACGATGTCTTCCTGAGCCCCGCGCCCGGCAGTGCCAGCCTGCAAGTCACCAACCTGACCGGCCATCCCGCGCTCGTGCTCAAGTGCGGGTTCATCGACAACATGCCGGCATCGATCATGATCACCGGGCGGCTCTACGACGAGGCCACGGTCTGCCGCGTCGCGCTCGCCTACGAACAGGCGACCGACTGGCACCGCAAGCACCCGACCATATAGACCACGGTAGGGCACCCCTTTATGGGGTGCCGCCATTCCTGACGGCTACCGCAGGTGTTGGCCGGGCTTGAGCGTCTGGCTCGCCGGCGCCGGAGTGCCCGTTTCAACCCAGCGCACCAGGTGGTCGAACGCCTCGCGCACCGTCGGCAGGTACGACGGCCCCTCCCCCATCGCGTTCGCCACGTCCGCATCGAGCTTCATGCGCGATGTCGCGATGTATTGAAACGACATCACACCGTCATCGTCGCTCGACATGTGCCAGACACCTGCCACCTGGTACAGCCGGTGCGAGGCGCGCGGCTCCGCGCGTTCGGCATAGGCTCGGAGCTCGCGGATCACGAGGTCATCCCACGTCCCCACTACTTCGATGGTGGGCACCTGGATGCGGCCGGTGGTGTCTTCGACCGCCGTCTGCGGCCGCGCCGCCGCCACCACCGCGCCGGACCCGGTGTACGGCCACAGGCGCCGCGCCTCGACCGGCGTGCCAATGGCCTCGGCGTAAGAACGAATCTTGGGATCGGTCGCCGGGACTCCGGCATGCGCGCGCGGATCGATCAACGGCCACAGCGCCGCCATGCGCGTCATGCGATCGAGCCGCGTGACCAGGTCGCCGCCGGCGCCGGCGATGATCAGCGTGCCGGCAAACACTTTTTGCGGATCTTCCGCCGCGAGGCGGGCAATGCCGCCGCCCATGGACAGGCCAACCAGGTACACGCGCACCGGCGCGCGGCCGCCGAGGCGGGCGACCTCGCCTTTCACCAGGTGGGTGAACTCATAGGTGAGCTGCAGGCCACCCGGCGACGACATGGCGCCGTCACGATCGACGCTGGCATAGGCGAACCCGCGGGCCAACGCGTACTGCCCGATCACGTCGTCCAACGCCGTCTCGCTCGTCCCGAACACCTTGCCGGCGCGATCGACGCTGTTGCCGCCGGAGCCGCCGTGCGCGCCGATCACCAGGGCGCCATTCCATTTCAGAGGCGTTCGAATGACAGCGCGCTTACTGACAGATTTGCCACCAAGGCTGCCCGAAACCAAACCTTTGAATTGGCGACCGTCTTTTATGGACGTCTCGGTGTCTAATGTGAAGTGAGATTGCGCGAATGCGCCGCTGGTCACAGCAACCGCAAACAGTACGCTTAGGCACCATCGTTGCATCGGAGCATTGTATGCGCGACATCCTTCATCGTCTCGTGTTTGTCTGGACCACCATCGCATCGGTCGGACTGTTTGGAGACGGGCTCGCTGAAGCGTGCATGTGCCAGCCGGCGACGTGTGGCAATCTGACCCGCGCCGCATCGGTAATCGAAGCGACGGTGGAATCGATCGAGGCCGTGCCGGGCTCGCCAGCGATGCCCGCGAACGCGGCCAGCGCGTCGTCTTTGGGCGTGGGTTCGAAGATCGTGCGGCTGAGAGATGTGAAAGCGTGGCGCGGTGAAGCGCCAACGATGCTCGTGACTGGAGCCGGCGGCGGCGATTGCGGATACGAGTTCTTTCGAGCGGGCACCCGTTATCTGATCGAGACCAATCGGTTGCCCGGAGGCGGCTATGCCGTGAGCATGTGTTCGCTGGTACGCGAAATTCAGCACGCGCAGCCGCTGCTGGAGTATCTCAAGGCGCTCAACGACGGAGTCAAGGAGGTCAGGGTGATTGGCACCGTCGCGCGCATCACAGGATGGCCGCCGTATGAGGACGCGTTCAGGCCGGTCAAGGGCGCAGAGATCACGTTGTCTGGGCCGCGGCAGTTCAAGCGCGTCACCGATGAGGCTGGCGGTTTCGACGCGCGCGGCCTCCCTCCTGGCGCGTATTCGGTGTCGGCACGGGTCGACGGCGCCCCCCTGCGCGCAGATCGTCAGTGGAGCACTTTCGTGATCGAGGAGTCGCCGGCCTGCGTCCAGTTGAATATCCAGGTTCCGGCGACCGGACGCGTGGCGGTTGCCGTCCTCGGAGATGATGGCGCGCCGATGCCAGGGGCCTTTGTTTATCTGGAGTCCGCCGATCATGTTGATCGGGACGGACGCAGGCCGGGCTGGGGACTGACGTTGCCAGAAGGCCAAGCCGTGGTCCCGGACATTCCACCGGGCCGCTACATGATCGCGATCAACCCTGGCGTCGGGCCGTCGCCCGGGTCGCCTTACCTGGAGGCGTCGTCGCCGGTCTTCGTCATCGAAGATGGCAAGACCGCTACTCCACCGCCACTGCGACCTCGGCGCGCGACGAAGATTGCAGTCTCAGGGGTTGTCCGCGACGGCAGCGGCGCGCCACTCGCCGGCGTCGTAGTGGACCAGTGGATTCAGCTGATGAACGGCAGGCGAAGCAGCGACTGGCCTCATCCCAAGACCGACGCGGAGGGTCGGTTCGAAATGCAGCTGTGGAAGGATCAACCCTACGTTGTTACGGTCGGTCCTGAGCGGGACCCATGGGGCCGGATTGAGTTCGTCGCGGACGGCCGCCCGATCGCAGTCACCGCCCGGCCGCGTTGATGCGGCCGCCCACGCGGTTAAGATAGAGACATGACTACTGCAACGTTCGAGACCTCCGAGGGCACCTTCAAGGTCAAGCTCTACGACGACAAGGCGCCGAAGACCGTCGCCAATTTCGTCGGCCTCGCCGACGGCACCAAGGAATGGACCGACCCCAAGACCGGCAAACCGGTCACCCGGCCGTTCTATGACGGGCTGAACTTCCACCGCGTCATCGACGGCTTCATGATCCAGGGCGGCTGCCCGATGGGCAACGGCATGGGCGGCCCCGGCTACAAGTTCGCGGACGAGTTTGGTCCCGGGCTGCGGCACGATCGCGACGGCCTCCTGTCGATGGCCAACTCCGGCCCCAACACCAACGGCAGCCAGTTCTTCATCACGCTCGCGCCGACGCCGTGGCTCGACAACAAGCACGCCATCTTCGGCGAGGTCACCGAGGGCATCGACATCGTCCGCGCCATCGGCAAGGTCAAGACCGCCGCGCAGGATCGCCCGGCGAAGGAGATCGTCGTCAAGTCGGTGAAGATCGAGAAGAGCTAGGCGATGGACCGGCCTTCGCGCCCGCGCGTCGGCCCGGCCAGCCCCGATGTGCTGATGCCGCAGGTCTACGACGAGTTGCGGCGCCTGGCGGCGAATTACCTGCGGCACGAACGCCCGGGGCAGACGCTGCAGGCGACCGCGCTCGTGCACGAAGCGTTCTTGCGGCTCAACGCCGAGAAGAACCACCCCTGGAAGAACCGCACGCACTTTCTCGCCATCGCCGCGCTGTCGATGCGCCAGATTCTCGTGCAGCGCGCCCGCGCCCGCCACGCCGAGAAGCGCGGCGGCGACGCCCAGCGCATCACCCTCGATGAATCGGCGCTCGCCGAGGTCCCCGCCACCCAGCCGGCCGGCGTCGACGTACTCGCCCTCGACGCGGCGCTCGAACGCCTGGCCGCCTTGGAACCGCAGCAGGCGAAGATTGTCGAGTTGCGCTACTTCGGCGGGCTGACGGTCGAAGAAGTCGGCGAGGCCCTCGACATCGCCTCTGCCACGGTGAAGCGCCACTGGACGCTGGCGCGCGCCTGGTTACGCAAGGAATTGGCGGGCCCGCTTGACGCCTGAGCGCTGGCAACGCGTGGGCGCGCTGTTCGATCGCGCGATTGCCGAACCACCGGCCGCGCGCTCGACTGTCGTCCGCGCCTCGTCCGAACCCGCGGACATTCAGGACGAAGTGCTGGCCCTGCTGGCGGCGCACGACACCGGCGACGGGTTTCTCGAGCCGGCCGCCCTGCTCGAAGCCGGCGCCATGGTGGGCGCCTACCGCATTGTCCGCATCCTCGGCCGCGGCGGCATGGGCGTGGTCTACCTGGCCGACGACACGCGGCTGCACCGGCCGGTGGCGCTCAAGGCGCTGCCGCCGCACCTGTTTCGCGATGATCGCATGCGGTCGCGGCTGCGGCAGGAGGCCCGCGCCGCGGCGGCGTTGTCGCATCCCGCCATCGCCACGGTCTATGCGCTCGAGGAGGTCGGCGAACAGCCGTTTATCGCCTCCGAGTACCTGGAAGGCCGCACGCTGCGTGAAGAGCTCGCCGATGGCCCGTTGCCGCCCGATCGCGCCTTGGCCACCACGACGGAAATCGCCCAGGCCCTGGTCGCCGCGCACGACCGCGGCATCGTGCATCGCGACCTCAAGCCCGAGAACATCGTGCGAGGCCCGAACGGCTCGGTGAAGATCCTCGACTTCGGCCTCGCGCAGTTCGACACCGCGGCGCAGGACCTGGCGTCGGTCACGCGACTGACCGAACCCGGCGTGATGGCGGGGACGCCGCCCTACATGGCGCCCGAGCAGTTGCTTGGCCAGCCGACCAGCGCGCGCACCGATCAGTTCGCCTTCGGCGTGTTGCTGTACGAGCTGCTGACCGGCCGCCACCCGTTCGGCGACGGTTCGCTGCCCATGATCATCGCCCGTGTGCTGTCGGCGGAGCCCGAACCCGCGGACGCCATTCCGCCCGACCTGTGGCCCATCATCGCGCGCACGTTGCAGAAAAAACCGGCTGATCGCTTTTCAACCACCGCAGAACTCGCCAGCGCACTGGAGCATCTGGGCCCGCCTTCGCTCGCGCGGGAACCTGGCGCGAGCTACGGCGAGGTCGCGCCGAAGCGGCCCGCGGCCGCGAAGGCGGACACCCCAGGCACCTTGAATGGTGCCAGTGCCTGGTGGCAAACCCACCAACTCGTCGTCGCGCTGGTGTACTGGTTCATGGCGTGGCCGGCATGGGAGGTGCACAAGTGGACCGGCCGTTACGGCGTCCTCAACTTCCTGCTCACGCTCGTCACCATCATCGTCGCGGGCAACCTGCGATTACACCTGTGGTTCACGTCGCGCACCTTCCCGTCGGAACTGGCCGCGCAACGCGCCAACGTCTGGCGCGGCATCCGGGTGGCCGACTACGCGTTCGCGCTGATCATGACGGCCACCGGCCTGGTGATCGCCGACGCCCACACCGGATGGGGCGCGTTGTTCGTGGCTTTCGGCTTGGGTTCAGCACTCGGCTTCCTGGTCATCGAGCCGGCGACGGCACGGGCCGCCTTCGACACAGCTGCCGCCCGGCGGCGTGGATAGCGCGGATTCGCTCCGGGCACTAATTGGGCATTATGGCCAATTAGGGTAAAATACCCACCATGAGTTCCACCCTCACCGATCTGCCGCGGATTCCAGCCTCCGACGTCAAGAAGCGCGGATGGCGCGGGGTCATGCGCGCACTGGCGTCGAAGGGGCCAGTGGTCGTGACGAATCACTCGGAGCCCGAGGCGGTCATTCTCTCCGCCCAGGACTATGCACGCCTCCTCACGATCGTGAAAGAGACCGAGTCGAGAACGGAGGAGGGGCTGGAATCGCTCCGCCGCCGTTTCGACGAACGGCTCGCGGGGCTGCGCCAGCCCGGGGCCGGCGATCGGCTGCGCGCACTCAGCAGGAGCCCGGCGAGACTTCGCGGCAAGGTCAAGGCCGGTACTGGCTACTGATGGCGCGGCCGGTCCTGTACGTGCTGGCCGGCGTGAACGGTGCGGGCAAGAGCTCAATCGGCGGTCACCTGCTGACGCGCGCCGGTCTGGACTGGTTCAACCCCGACACGTTTGCACGCGAACTGATGGCGAGCACCAGCTGCGACCTGGAGTCGGCCAACGCACACGCGTGGACCGAGAGCGTGCGCCGGCTCGACGAAGCGGTGGCGCAGGGACAATCGTACGCGTTCGAGACCACCCTGGGCGGCCGCACCGTTGCCGCGCGAATTCAGGCGGCCACCGACACGCACGACGTGATCATCTGGTTCTGCGGGCTGGATTCTCCTGAGCGGCACCTGCAGCGGGTGCGTGCCCGCGTGTCTCAGGGTGGCCACGACATTCCCGAAGCGAAGATCCGGGCCCGCTATCCACGGGCCCAGCGCAACGTGATCGCCCTGATGCCACACGTGGCCCATATGCGCGTGTACGACAACTCCACGGAAGCGGCGACCGGCTTCCCGGTCCCCGATCCGTTGCTCGTGATGGAGTGGGAACATGGGCATCTCGTGCACCCTCCTGCGCACGACCCGGCCGCCCTCGGGCGCACGCCTGAATGGGCCAAGGCGTTGGTCGAAGCCGCGTTATCGCTCGACTTGCTGAAGGTCAAGGGCGAAAACGCGATATAAAGAGGCCGTGCTCGACGACCTCGTGAATGCCCTTCGCCAATGGCGGCGCACGCCCGTCGTCACCGCCGTGGCGCTGGTGTCGCTTGGCCTCGGCATCGGCGCCAACGTCGCGCTCTTCGGATTGGTTGACACGCTGCTGTTGCGGTCGCTGCCCGTGCGCGATCCGCAATCGCTCATCCGCTTCGCCTGGAACGACAGCCACTTTAGCGGCGCGGCCGACCTCACCATTGCCACGCGGGCGTGGGCGCACGTGCGCGACCAGCAACCGTTTGCCGAATCGGTCTTCGTCGTCGCCAACGATCGCGTGAACCTCGCGCGCGGCGGCGAGGCGCGCCATGTGCCGGCGCTGTTCGTGAGTGGCGGCGGCCTCGACGCGCTGGGCGTGCAGCCGACGATCGGCCGAACGCTACAACCGGCGGACGATCGGCCCGAGGCCCCGCCCGCCGCGATGATCAGTCACGCTTTGTGGCAGCGCGACTACGGCGGCCAGGCGAGCGTCCTCGGCCAGACGATCTTCATCAACGACCAGCCGTTCTCGATTGTCGGCGTCGCCCCGCCATGGTTCTTTGGCGTCGTCGTCGGCCAGGGTGCCGATGTGTTGGTGCCGGTGGCCGCGGAAACGGCGGTGCGCAGAGGGGCCGGCCTGGGCGAGCGGCGCGCCGACACGCCGTGGTTGACACTGTACGGGCGGCTGCGGCCCGGCCAATCCGCCGACGATGCGACCGCGCTGTTGCAGGGGTGGTCGCCTGAATTGCGCGACGGCCTGCGTGGTCCTGTCCCGGTCGGCACGGAGCCGGAGCCATTCATGCCATACGCCATTTCCGGCGCGCAGGGCATTTCGTTCCTGCGGTCGCAATACGAACGACCGCTCCTGGTCCTGCTGGCAGCGGTCGCTCTGGTGCTGCTGATTGCGTGCGCCAACCTCGCGGCCCTGGTGCTGGCGCGATTCACCGATCGCCATCACGAGTTGGGTGTCCGTCTGGCGCTTGGCGCGGGACGGGCGCGCCTGATGCGCATGCTGGTGGCCGAGAGCCTGTTGCTGTCGGCGGCCGGCGCCCTCATCGGCGTCTGGTTCGCGGATGTCGCGGTGGTAGCGGTGATGCCTTACCTGTCATCCAGCAGTACCCAACCAGCGGACCTGCGGGTCGTCATTGACGCGCGCCTGATGGCATTCGCGGCTCTGCTGGCTGTGGGTAGCGGCATCATCTCGGGCGTGGTACCGGCCTGGCGCGCCTCGAGGGTATCGCCACAACTGTCGATGGCGGCGTCAGCCAGGGGCGGTCTTCACGGCAGGCGCGCGGCGCGCAGCATGCGACTGCTGGTGGCGGCGCAGGTCGCGCTCTCGCTGGTGCTGGTGGCCGGCGCTTCGGTGATGGTCCGGTCCTTTGTCGCGCTGACCGCGAACGCGACCGGCGTCGAGCCCGACCGCGTGCTTGTCATGCGCATAAGTGGCGGTCTGGCCGGCGCCGACGCGGCGACCCGCTTCGATCGCATCGAACGCATTCGCCAGTCGCTGGGGGCGCTGCCGGGAGTCGAAGCCGTATCGGCGGGCATGTTCACGCCGCTCAGCGGCATCATGTCGGTGTCGCGGGTGGACGTCCCCGGGAGTCTCTTCAATCCCGCGAGCGGTAACGGCACGACCGTGCTGAACGGCCGGGGCAGCGGCTTCGGCCCCTTCAACCAGGTCCTGCCGGGATTCTTTCGTGTCGTCGGCACGCCGATCATCAACGGCCGGGACTTCGATGACCGCGACGGGCCGGCATCCCAGCCCGTGGCCATCGTGAACCAGGCGTTCGCGGCGCGTCACTTTGGCGACGGCAATCCGATCGGCCGGACACTCTCCGTCAATGGCAAGACGCTCGCAATCGTCGGTGTCGCCGCCGATTCGCGCCTCATGACACTGAAGGAGACGGCACCGATGGCGCT from Vicinamibacterales bacterium encodes the following:
- a CDS encoding amidase, which encodes MNRRRFFSAVTSAFAAGAAAPALAQQSAAAPARIDRLRLDAAESIFGVDFTEAEEQMALNSVNRNLDSFEQLRKLTVPLDTEPAITFRPYLPGKRPTGKATPGARLRVTRTTVPTSLTSEQIAFLPVTALAALIESKRITSTELTKIYLDRLKKHGDTLKCVVTLTEDLALTQAADADAEIKAGKYRGPLHGIPWGAKDLLAARGYKTTWGATPYKDQVIDLDATVVERLRDAGAVLVAKLSMGALAQGGVWFGGSTRNPWNTERSSSGSSAGPGAATAAGLVGFSIGTETLGSIISPSVTNGVTGLRPTYGRVSRHGAMALSWTMDKIGPMCRSVEDCALVLNAIYGADGRDDTVTDAPFEWNPDRPIGSLRIGYLQKEFESGPNNPNPSDAQRQAAEARKAMYAQALEVFRKAGAKLEPLALPDFPTGAIGFVLSAEAAAAFDDLTRNKEQLATLTAQSPGDWPNTFRSSRFIPAVEYIRAMRARRLLMQEMDKVMSQYDVFLSPAPGSASLQVTNLTGHPALVLKCGFIDNMPASIMITGRLYDEATVCRVALAYEQATDWHRKHPTI
- a CDS encoding sensor histidine kinase, translated to MAPTPGRVPVRVIFSVATALGFFSAFAAFYFISTFTAKPAAFSLLLALNLTYWYSWAVLTPGIIWLSNRFPFERATFKSAIPIHIAGVFAATLLHVAMAVASRMATYWVVGESLDSWLMEAQRMFFLNFDWEMMTYWTIVGVSHALRYSHQARARELSAAQMETRLVEAQLHTLQRQMQPHFLFNTLNTISALMHRDVDAADAMIARLSDLLRMSLHRVGVQQVELKEELDFLSKYLEIEQTRFRDRLSVVFDIQADTLDALVPNLLLQPLVENAIKHGIGPRPTPGQIVVRSRRVGAMLELDVQDNGVGLSAARLTDFNRGVGLSNTRSRLGHLYGSLHRFEFRQPAEGGLLVLIAIPMAELAVEVRDDRAVEGVA
- a CDS encoding LytTR family DNA-binding domain-containing protein; its protein translation is MTKIRTVVVDDEPMARERIIGMLNQEKDIEVVGEYSDGTQAVSAIQSQHPDLVFLDVQMPACDGFGVIQQLGAEQPPAVVFVTAYDEYALKAFEVHAIDYLLKPFGRDRFAQTLQHAREHLERRRAGDLGKRLMALVQDIKPEPQRLDRLVVKSAGRVFFLRTQEIDWIEAAGNYVRLHLSGESHLFRETMNNMEGRLDTQRFVRIHRSRIVNTDRIKEMQPWFNGEYVVVLQNGTRLTLSRGYREKLQERLGKGF
- the glgB gene encoding 1,4-alpha-glucan branching protein GlgB, translated to MPSKLARTEIDALVRGMHPDPFAILGPHDADTGVAIRVFRPHVRGLEVVAFGQPDVIACTRLHPEGLFEVVVPNECRADFDYRLRLVWPDGSSTEMDDPYRYGPVLTDFDLHLLGEGTHYRVYERLGARAITHGIRRGVHFAVWAPNAQRVSVVGDFNGWDGRVHPMRAIRPSGYWEIFLPDLGQGDRYKFEVIGADGHAVLKADPCGRRFEPPPQTASIVWHDEPYPWKDDHWMASRAASGQWLKRPMSVYEVHLGSWQRSADGRLLTYREMIERLVPYVKEMGYTHVELLPIMEHPFTGSWGYQVIGFFAPTSRFGTPDDFKALVEAFHQAGIGVLLDWVPGHFPKDQHGLARFDGTALYEHADPRQGEHQDWGTLVFNYGRHEVRSFLLSNALFWLREFHIDGLRVDAVASMLYLDYSREQGQWVPNRFGGRENLEAVEFVKHLNQLVEHECPGAVVCAEESTSWPGVTHAIAAGGLGFTYKWNMGWMHDMLDYAKEDPVHRKWHHNKITFSMVYAYSERFIQPFSHDEVVYGKKSMLGKMPGDVWQKHAGLRALYGYMYVHPGKKLLFMGGEIGQWREWDHDWQLDWEVLGDPRHAGLQRWVRDLNRVYREEPSLWEADNDPAGFSWIDCDDAERSVIALMRRAHEGAFTIALVNFTPVPRRDYRLGVPAPGAYRELLNSDAEAYGGSNVGNAGHVNAEAEPAHGHPWSLRLTVPPLGFLILKPNN